A single window of Vibrio stylophorae DNA harbors:
- a CDS encoding cation diffusion facilitator family transporter, whose amino-acid sequence MSHFNSQEHKQSQHGHQHGAEFEHEKMERRYGEEVEHKHNRDHHEMREHEKSHPHTQHGGDPEGHKHPVQTHADRHEHSNTHHHKTKEHDHKEHSREHHKTGHHQ is encoded by the coding sequence ATGAGTCACTTCAATAGCCAAGAACACAAACAATCACAGCATGGCCATCAACATGGCGCTGAATTTGAGCATGAAAAAATGGAACGTCGTTACGGCGAAGAAGTCGAGCACAAACATAATCGCGATCACCATGAAATGAGAGAGCACGAAAAAAGCCATCCTCATACTCAACATGGCGGCGATCCTGAAGGGCACAAACACCCAGTTCAAACCCATGCTGACCGTCATGAGCACAGCAATACACACCACCACAAAACCAAAGAGCATGACCATAAAGAGCATTCTCGTGAGCACCACAAAACAGGTCATCACCAATAG
- the hemW gene encoding radical SAM family heme chaperone HemW, which translates to MNLTPPPLSLYVHVPWCVQKCPYCDFNSHALKGEIPQAEYIDALLEDLAQDRARYLADDNRPLHSIFIGGGTPSLIAPAQIARLLQGIQAQIPFAEDIEITMEANPGTLESAPILQYRQAGITRLSLGVQSFANDKLNLLGRIHQSDEAKVAIEQALKAGFNSVNVDLMHGLPSQTPAQALSDLDQLIALKPPHVSWYQLTIEPNTLFASKPPVLPDDDDLWDIYELGQKKLEAAGYQRYETSGFSQPGYQCKHNLNYWRFGDYLGIGCGAHGKISHADGAITRTVKVKHPKGYLDSGRDYLSQEIPVPVSERPFEFMMNRLRLIEPCPHRDYSERTGLNDDTIAVQLNQAKALGYIVDVTDSTGVDCWQVTDKGALFLNDLLELFLADEDDVDADSER; encoded by the coding sequence ATGAATTTAACGCCGCCACCACTTAGCTTGTATGTCCATGTACCATGGTGCGTACAAAAATGCCCCTACTGCGACTTTAACTCCCACGCACTTAAGGGAGAGATTCCGCAGGCTGAATATATCGATGCACTTTTGGAAGATTTGGCGCAAGACCGCGCGCGTTATCTTGCCGATGACAATCGCCCACTGCACAGCATCTTTATTGGTGGCGGTACGCCGAGCTTAATTGCGCCAGCGCAGATCGCCCGACTTCTACAAGGGATCCAAGCGCAAATTCCCTTTGCTGAAGATATTGAGATCACCATGGAAGCCAACCCCGGCACCCTTGAATCTGCGCCAATTTTGCAATATCGCCAAGCAGGGATCACCCGCCTCTCTTTGGGCGTGCAAAGCTTTGCCAATGATAAGCTCAATTTGCTAGGACGCATTCACCAAAGTGATGAAGCCAAGGTTGCCATTGAACAGGCGCTCAAAGCGGGATTTAACAGCGTCAACGTCGATTTAATGCATGGCTTACCAAGCCAGACGCCAGCGCAAGCACTGAGTGATCTCGACCAGCTGATCGCACTGAAACCACCGCATGTCTCTTGGTATCAGCTCACCATTGAACCCAATACCCTATTTGCCTCAAAACCGCCAGTACTGCCCGATGACGATGATCTGTGGGATATCTATGAGCTCGGTCAGAAAAAACTAGAAGCAGCCGGTTATCAGCGCTATGAAACCTCAGGCTTTAGCCAGCCAGGTTATCAGTGCAAACATAACCTCAATTATTGGCGTTTTGGTGATTATCTGGGGATTGGCTGCGGCGCACACGGCAAGATTTCTCATGCTGATGGCGCCATCACCCGCACCGTAAAAGTCAAACACCCTAAGGGCTATCTTGATTCAGGACGCGACTATTTAAGCCAAGAAATTCCGGTGCCGGTTAGCGAGCGCCCCTTTGAGTTTATGATGAATCGCCTGCGCCTCATTGAGCCTTGCCCACACCGTGATTACAGCGAGCGCACCGGCCTCAATGACGACACCATTGCCGTACAGCTCAACCAAGCCAAAGCGCTGGGCTATATTGTCGATGTTACAGACTCAACTGGTGTGGATTGCTGGCAAGTTACTGACAAAGGCGCGCTCTTTTTAAATGACCTGCTTGAGCTATTTCTTGCCGACGAAGATGATGTGGATGCAGATAGCGAGCGTTAA
- a CDS encoding XTP/dITP diphosphatase, which translates to MTAIVLATGNAGKVREMADLLADFGFTVHPQSEFNIDDVEETGTTFVENAIIKARHAAKVSGLAAIADDSGLEIDALNGEPGIYSARYAGEHGNDAANNAKVLKALEGVPEAQRTARFHCVLVLMRHASDPTPLICHGVWQGRIALQACGDNGFGYDPIFFVPSENCHAAELESARKKQLSHRGQALQALFAQVKAQLGNL; encoded by the coding sequence ATGACAGCCATCGTATTAGCCACGGGAAACGCAGGTAAGGTTCGAGAAATGGCGGATTTGCTCGCCGATTTTGGCTTTACCGTCCACCCGCAAAGCGAATTTAACATTGATGATGTCGAAGAAACGGGCACCACCTTTGTGGAAAATGCCATTATTAAAGCGCGTCATGCAGCCAAGGTTTCAGGGCTAGCGGCCATTGCCGATGACTCAGGTCTTGAGATTGATGCCCTTAATGGCGAGCCGGGGATCTATTCAGCACGTTATGCCGGCGAGCATGGTAATGATGCAGCCAACAATGCCAAAGTGCTCAAAGCACTGGAAGGCGTGCCAGAAGCGCAGCGCACGGCGCGTTTTCATTGCGTTTTAGTGCTCATGCGCCACGCAAGCGATCCAACGCCGCTGATTTGTCATGGTGTTTGGCAAGGGCGTATTGCACTGCAAGCCTGCGGCGACAATGGCTTTGGTTATGATCCAATCTTCTTTGTGCCCAGCGAAAACTGTCATGCTGCTGAGCTTGAAAGCGCGCGTAAAAAGCAGCTTTCACATCGTGGCCAAGCGCTACAAGCGCTCTTTGCACAGGTCAAAGCTCAGCTCGGCAATCTGTAA
- the yggU gene encoding DUF167 family protein YggU, producing MQVHTFVQSNGDWLIPLYIQPKASRDAIMGMHGDELKIAITAPPIDGKANAHLVKYLAKQFGVAKSKVTVEKGELGRHKRVRITQPVKIPSALQS from the coding sequence ATGCAGGTACACACATTTGTGCAATCCAATGGCGATTGGCTGATTCCGTTATATATTCAGCCCAAAGCCAGCCGCGATGCGATCATGGGCATGCATGGCGATGAGCTGAAAATCGCCATTACCGCGCCGCCCATTGATGGTAAAGCCAATGCCCATTTGGTCAAATATCTCGCCAAACAATTTGGCGTGGCTAAGAGCAAGGTGACGGTGGAAAAAGGCGAGCTGGGTCGGCACAAACGAGTGCGTATTACTCAACCCGTCAAAATACCAAGCGCGCTGCAATCATAA
- a CDS encoding YggT family protein, translating into MQAVIQLVSTLFNLVIFVVLLRLWLQYVRADFYNPFSQFVVKATQPVVGPLRRAIPPVGNIDSATLVFAYALVCAKLGFLLPQGGYQFSADFPLLALVSLIKAAGEMVFWMLLIRAILSWVSQGRSPIEYVLHQLVEPICAPVRRIIPAMGGLDFSILIIFLLMQFANSLIGQSLLTGWYYEVWYL; encoded by the coding sequence ATGCAAGCAGTGATTCAACTTGTCTCGACGCTATTTAATCTGGTTATTTTCGTCGTGCTATTGCGCCTTTGGTTGCAATACGTCCGTGCCGATTTCTATAACCCATTCTCACAATTTGTGGTGAAAGCAACGCAACCAGTGGTCGGCCCATTGCGCCGTGCCATTCCGCCTGTGGGTAATATCGATAGCGCCACCTTGGTGTTTGCCTATGCGCTGGTGTGTGCCAAATTAGGCTTTTTACTGCCGCAAGGTGGTTATCAATTTAGCGCCGATTTTCCGCTGCTCGCTTTAGTCTCATTGATCAAAGCAGCCGGTGAGATGGTATTTTGGATGCTACTGATTCGCGCAATTTTAAGCTGGGTTAGCCAAGGCCGCAGCCCAATTGAATATGTGCTACATCAATTGGTTGAGCCAATTTGCGCGCCAGTCCGCCGCATTATTCCTGCCATGGGCGGTCTTGATTTCAGTATTTTAATCATTTTCTTGTTGATGCAATTTGCCAACTCATTGATTGGTCAATCACTACTGACAGGCTGGTATTACGAAGTTTGGTATCTTTAA
- the proC gene encoding pyrroline-5-carboxylate reductase — protein MDAKRIAFIGAGNMAHALIAGIVKSGYHAKQIIASDPNQAQLDSLAAQYGIETTQNNHQAVEQADVVVLAVKPQLMAEVCQPLAAIEMGDKLVISIAAGISVSRLNAIFATELKLVRVMPNTPALLGEGMSGLFASANTQADERTFAEKLLQAVGKTCWVQEESEINTIIAASGSAPAYFFLFMEAMQKAAMAKGLDQNTARLLVQQSALGAAKMVIENPQTDIATLREQVTSKGGTTAEALRVFAEQQLEQTVAEAMQAAYDRGQAMEQLF, from the coding sequence ATGGACGCAAAACGTATCGCCTTTATTGGCGCAGGGAATATGGCGCATGCGCTAATCGCAGGCATTGTGAAAAGCGGTTATCACGCCAAGCAAATTATCGCCAGCGATCCCAATCAAGCACAACTTGACTCACTCGCAGCGCAATATGGTATTGAGACCACGCAAAACAACCACCAAGCCGTAGAACAAGCGGATGTGGTGGTTTTGGCGGTTAAACCGCAATTGATGGCCGAGGTATGCCAACCTTTAGCAGCCATTGAGATGGGTGATAAATTGGTGATCTCTATCGCCGCAGGCATTAGCGTCAGTCGTCTCAATGCGATTTTTGCCACTGAACTTAAACTGGTGCGCGTCATGCCAAATACACCAGCCCTACTGGGTGAAGGGATGAGTGGTCTATTTGCCAGTGCCAATACGCAAGCCGATGAGCGCACCTTTGCAGAAAAATTGCTGCAAGCCGTAGGCAAAACCTGCTGGGTTCAGGAAGAATCTGAGATCAATACCATTATTGCAGCCTCTGGCAGTGCCCCGGCTTATTTCTTCCTGTTTATGGAAGCGATGCAAAAAGCAGCCATGGCCAAAGGTTTAGATCAGAACACCGCACGTTTGTTAGTGCAGCAATCTGCACTGGGAGCCGCTAAAATGGTGATTGAAAATCCGCAGACCGATATTGCAACTTTACGCGAGCAAGTGACCTCTAAAGGAGGAACCACCGCAGAAGCATTGCGTGTGTTTGCAGAACAACAACTTGAACAAACCGTTGCCGAGGCGATGCAAGCCGCCTATGACCGAGGTCAGGCAATGGAACAACTATTTTAA
- a CDS encoding YggS family pyridoxal phosphate-dependent enzyme has protein sequence MCSIKQNLTEVIHQIDQAAQKCGRRTDSVKLLAVSKTKPVEDIASAIDAGQRAFGENYVQEGVDKINYFADHPHANELQWHFIGPLQSNKSRLVAEHFDWMHSLDRAKIATRLSEQRPQNKAPLQVLIQVNISDEDSKSGVQLSEISALAEHIAQLPQLKLRGLMAIPEVSDDYDSQLATFSQLRDALVQLQATYSDVDTLSMGMSGDLDAAIAAGSTMVRIGTAIFGARNYAQNSDGDSQPSA, from the coding sequence ATGTGTAGTATCAAACAAAATCTAACCGAGGTCATCCATCAGATAGACCAAGCCGCACAAAAGTGCGGACGACGCACAGATTCTGTGAAACTTCTGGCTGTAAGTAAGACCAAACCTGTCGAGGACATAGCCAGTGCCATTGATGCCGGTCAGCGTGCCTTTGGTGAGAACTATGTGCAAGAGGGCGTGGATAAAATTAACTATTTTGCCGATCACCCTCACGCAAATGAGTTGCAGTGGCATTTCATTGGACCACTACAATCGAACAAATCTCGCCTTGTGGCTGAACACTTTGACTGGATGCACTCACTGGATCGCGCCAAGATCGCCACACGCTTAAGCGAACAGCGACCACAAAACAAAGCGCCGTTGCAGGTACTCATTCAAGTCAACATCAGTGATGAAGATAGTAAGTCAGGCGTGCAGCTCAGTGAAATTTCGGCGCTAGCCGAGCATATCGCGCAGCTACCGCAGTTAAAACTGCGCGGCTTGATGGCGATTCCTGAAGTGAGCGATGATTATGATAGCCAGCTAGCGACTTTTAGTCAGCTACGTGATGCACTGGTTCAACTACAAGCAACATACAGTGATGTGGATACCCTTTCCATGGGCATGAGTGGCGATCTCGATGCCGCCATTGCCGCAGGCAGCACCATGGTTCGCATTGGTACCGCCATTTTTGGCGCGCGCAATTATGCACAAAACAGTGATGGCGACAGCCAACCTTCAGCATAG
- a CDS encoding type IV pilus twitching motility protein PilT: MDITELLDFTVKHKASDLHLSAGVPPMVRVDGDIRKLSIPAFTHQDVHQLVYEIMNDGQRREFEEKLEIDFSFAAPNIGRFRVNAFNQSRGCGAVFRTIPTKVPSLEELNCPEIFTSISEYPRGLVLVTGPTGSGKSTTLAAMINYVNETKNHHILTIEDPIEFVHKNKRCLINQREVHRDTFGFQQALRSALREDPDVILVGELRDQETISLALTAAETGHLVFGTLHTSSAAKTVDRIIDVFPGEDKGMVRSMLSESLRAVISQSLLKRRGGGRVAAHEIMIGTPAIRNLIREDKVAQMYSMIQTGQQHGMVTLEQSVKKLIAEGVIEQEEGNAKLNGPI; encoded by the coding sequence ATGGATATCACCGAATTATTGGACTTTACTGTCAAGCACAAAGCATCGGACTTACACCTATCTGCCGGCGTGCCACCTATGGTACGTGTAGATGGCGATATTCGAAAGCTCAGTATTCCAGCCTTTACGCATCAAGACGTTCACCAGCTTGTTTATGAAATTATGAACGATGGTCAGCGCCGTGAATTTGAAGAAAAGTTGGAAATTGACTTCTCTTTTGCTGCGCCAAATATCGGTCGTTTCCGTGTGAACGCCTTTAACCAAAGTCGTGGTTGCGGTGCGGTATTCCGTACCATCCCAACCAAAGTACCGTCTTTGGAAGAGCTCAATTGCCCTGAAATATTTACCTCAATTTCTGAGTATCCGCGTGGTCTTGTCTTGGTAACCGGCCCGACAGGTTCTGGTAAATCAACCACTTTGGCGGCGATGATCAATTATGTCAACGAGACCAAAAACCACCATATTCTGACTATCGAAGATCCCATCGAATTTGTACACAAAAATAAACGCTGTTTGATTAACCAGCGTGAAGTGCATCGCGATACTTTTGGCTTCCAACAAGCGCTGCGAAGCGCACTGCGTGAAGACCCCGATGTGATTCTGGTGGGTGAGCTTCGTGACCAAGAAACCATTAGCTTGGCATTGACCGCCGCAGAAACCGGTCACTTGGTCTTTGGTACCCTACACACCAGCTCCGCGGCAAAAACCGTGGACCGTATTATCGACGTATTCCCTGGTGAAGATAAGGGCATGGTTCGTTCTATGCTATCGGAATCATTGCGCGCGGTAATTTCGCAAAGTCTTTTGAAGCGTCGTGGTGGTGGTCGTGTGGCCGCACACGAGATCATGATTGGTACGCCAGCGATCCGTAACTTGATTCGTGAAGATAAAGTTGCTCAGATGTACTCGATGATTCAGACCGGTCAGCAACACGGCATGGTGACGCTTGAGCAAAGCGTGAAGAAACTCATTGCAGAAGGTGTCATTGAGCAAGAAGAAGGCAACGCCAAGCTCAATGGTCCGATTTAA
- a CDS encoding PilT/PilU family type 4a pilus ATPase, which yields MQLDVVLDEMITQEASDLYVTVDASCVLRVNGRLKPFGEKLDISGVNRLIKESMDKNRLTEFVKTKEANFAIARGNGRFRVSAFWQRECPGMVIRRIQTQIPTMEELELPEVMKDIALAKRGLVLVVGATGSGKSTSMAAMVGYRNKNRADHILSIEDPIEFVHQHDKSIITQREVGLDTESFDTALKNSLRQAPNMILIGEIRNRETMEYAMTFSETGHLCMATLHANNANQAMERILHLVPEDRQSQFLFDLSLNLRAVIAQQLVPSIDGSRRFAAFEILINTPRVSDVLQKGELHELKGIMGKSREAGMITFDQALYELYRNERISYTEALHHADSANELRLMIKLDGQDSEANVNKLDGVKLDYV from the coding sequence ATGCAATTGGATGTTGTACTGGATGAGATGATCACCCAAGAGGCGTCGGATCTCTATGTGACGGTTGATGCCAGCTGTGTGCTGCGGGTCAACGGTCGCCTTAAGCCCTTTGGCGAAAAACTCGATATCAGCGGCGTGAACCGTCTGATCAAAGAGTCTATGGATAAAAACCGTCTCACCGAGTTTGTGAAGACCAAAGAAGCGAACTTCGCGATTGCACGAGGCAACGGCCGTTTCCGTGTCAGTGCTTTCTGGCAGCGCGAATGTCCCGGTATGGTTATTCGTCGAATTCAGACGCAAATTCCAACCATGGAAGAGCTTGAACTGCCCGAGGTAATGAAAGATATCGCCTTGGCCAAACGTGGTTTGGTGTTGGTGGTTGGTGCAACCGGTTCTGGTAAATCAACATCCATGGCGGCGATGGTGGGTTATCGAAATAAAAACCGCGCAGACCATATTTTGAGTATTGAGGATCCAATCGAATTTGTGCACCAGCACGATAAGAGCATCATCACCCAACGTGAGGTGGGCTTGGATACCGAAAGCTTTGATACAGCATTGAAAAACTCGCTGCGTCAGGCGCCGAATATGATTTTGATCGGTGAGATTCGTAACCGCGAAACCATGGAATATGCGATGACCTTTTCTGAGACGGGTCACTTGTGTATGGCGACTTTGCACGCCAACAACGCCAACCAAGCCATGGAGCGTATTTTGCACTTGGTGCCTGAGGATCGTCAGTCACAATTCTTGTTTGACCTGTCTTTGAACCTGCGTGCGGTTATTGCTCAGCAGTTGGTGCCAAGTATCGATGGTAGCCGTCGTTTTGCCGCTTTTGAAATTCTGATTAACACCCCTCGTGTTTCAGATGTGCTGCAAAAAGGCGAGTTGCATGAGCTAAAAGGGATCATGGGTAAATCTCGCGAAGCTGGGATGATCACCTTTGACCAAGCCTTGTACGAGCTCTATCGCAATGAGCGTATCAGCTACACTGAAGCGCTGCACCATGCTGATTCTGCTAACGAATTGCGCTTGATGATCAAACTTGATGGTCAGGATAGCGAAGCCAATGTGAATAAATTGGATGGGGTGAAGCTCGATTACGTGTAA
- the ruvX gene encoding Holliday junction resolvase RuvX — protein MQAQTILAFDYGTKSIGVAIGQAITSTARPLKALPARDGIPNWDQLEALLKEWQPDCLVVGLPLDMDGAPLEGITPRAKKFANRLHGRFGVQVELHDERLSTKSARSDLFAQGGYKALTKGNVDSQSAVIILESWFERQYD, from the coding sequence ATGCAAGCACAAACCATTTTGGCTTTTGATTACGGCACCAAAAGTATTGGTGTCGCCATTGGCCAAGCCATCACCAGCACTGCACGACCACTGAAAGCGCTACCCGCGCGTGATGGTATTCCCAACTGGGATCAGCTCGAAGCACTACTCAAAGAGTGGCAACCTGATTGCTTAGTGGTGGGTTTACCGCTAGATATGGATGGCGCACCACTTGAGGGCATTACCCCTCGCGCCAAGAAATTTGCCAACCGTCTACATGGCCGCTTTGGCGTGCAAGTTGAACTGCACGATGAACGCCTGTCCACGAAGTCCGCGCGCAGCGATCTATTCGCCCAAGGCGGCTACAAAGCGCTGACCAAAGGCAACGTCGATTCACAATCCGCGGTGATCATTCTTGAAAGCTGGTTTGAGCGTCAATATGACTAA
- a CDS encoding YqgE/AlgH family protein has translation MNLKNHFLVAMPTMEDPNFQRSVVFICEHNESGAMGIAINQPINITVGAMLEQIEVASQDRHGNPKGLEQPVLNGGPVAEDRGFVLHSSLENSREYGTSLKVSEQVSITTSTDILSQLGSMNEPDKYMIALGYSGWEAGQLEQELAENAWLTLEASPEVLFDIPVSKRWQAAIAQLGIDIANLSSDVGHA, from the coding sequence ATGAATTTAAAAAATCATTTTTTGGTTGCCATGCCCACCATGGAAGATCCCAACTTCCAGCGCTCTGTGGTGTTTATTTGCGAACACAATGAATCAGGCGCCATGGGGATCGCCATCAACCAGCCAATCAATATCACCGTTGGCGCCATGCTCGAACAAATCGAAGTGGCCAGCCAAGATCGTCACGGTAATCCAAAGGGGCTTGAACAACCCGTGCTCAACGGCGGCCCAGTTGCCGAAGACCGCGGCTTTGTGCTGCATAGTAGCCTTGAAAACAGTCGCGAATATGGCACCAGCCTAAAAGTCAGCGAGCAGGTCAGTATTACCACCTCCACCGACATTCTTAGCCAACTGGGTTCAATGAATGAACCGGATAAATATATGATTGCACTTGGCTACTCAGGCTGGGAAGCGGGCCAACTGGAGCAAGAGCTGGCGGAAAACGCTTGGCTCACACTTGAAGCCTCACCCGAGGTACTCTTTGATATTCCGGTCAGCAAACGCTGGCAGGCGGCCATTGCTCAATTGGGCATTGATATCGCCAATCTCTCTTCAGATGTAGGACACGCATAG
- the gshB gene encoding glutathione synthase codes for MIKLGVVMDPIASINTKKDSTFAMMLEAQRRGWEVHYIEMNDLSMLQGKAMARTRTVKLEDNPEQWYEFTSEQNIALSELDAVLMRKDPPFDTEYIYATYILERAEIEGCLIVNKPQSLRDCNEKLFTAWFPELTPTTLVSRDAAQIKAFYQQHGDVILKPLDGMGGASIFRVQKGDPNLSVIIETLTGHGQHFCMAQTFVADIRNGDKRILMVDGEPMPYCLARIPAKGETRGNLAAGGSGEPRPLTEADLSIARAVGPTLKAKGLIFVGLDIIGDKLTEINVTSPTCIREIEKAFPISITGKLMDAIAARIAKA; via the coding sequence ATGATTAAACTTGGTGTGGTGATGGATCCCATTGCATCCATCAATACAAAAAAAGACTCCACCTTTGCCATGATGCTGGAAGCGCAGCGCCGCGGCTGGGAAGTGCACTACATCGAAATGAACGATCTATCCATGCTACAAGGCAAAGCGATGGCGCGCACTCGTACGGTGAAATTGGAAGATAACCCTGAGCAGTGGTATGAATTTACCAGTGAGCAAAATATTGCGCTCAGTGAGCTCGATGCCGTATTGATGCGCAAAGATCCACCATTTGATACCGAATATATCTACGCCACCTATATTCTAGAGCGCGCTGAAATTGAAGGCTGTTTGATCGTCAACAAACCGCAAAGCCTGCGTGATTGTAATGAAAAACTCTTTACCGCTTGGTTCCCAGAGCTCACTCCAACCACCTTGGTCAGTCGTGATGCAGCGCAAATCAAAGCGTTTTATCAGCAGCATGGCGATGTGATCCTCAAGCCTTTAGACGGCATGGGCGGCGCGTCGATTTTTCGCGTGCAAAAAGGCGATCCAAACCTTTCAGTGATCATCGAAACCCTCACAGGTCACGGCCAACATTTCTGTATGGCGCAAACCTTTGTTGCGGATATTCGCAACGGCGATAAGCGCATTTTGATGGTCGATGGCGAACCAATGCCTTACTGTCTTGCACGTATTCCAGCCAAAGGGGAAACCCGTGGTAACTTGGCAGCCGGTGGTAGCGGCGAACCGCGCCCACTGACCGAGGCCGATCTCAGTATTGCTCGCGCCGTCGGTCCAACCCTGAAAGCCAAAGGTTTGATCTTTGTTGGCTTGGATATCATTGGCGACAAACTCACTGAAATTAATGTCACCAGTCCAACCTGTATCCGTGAAATTGAGAAAGCTTTCCCAATCTCAATTACCGGAAAACTGATGGATGCCATTGCTGCTCGCATTGCGAAGGCATAA
- the rsmE gene encoding 16S rRNA (uracil(1498)-N(3))-methyltransferase, with product MRIPRIYHPQLIEKLGVMALSEDGAGHVGRVLRMQPEQQVMLFDGSGDQFVATITEVSKKQVLVDVQERQQHSIESPLDLHLGQVISRGEKMEFTIQKSVELGVNTITPLISERCGVKLDQKRFEKKLAQWQKIAIGACEQSGRNRIPEIRPVMSLEAWCAENDGALKLNLHPRAPYSINTLPTPVEKVRLLIGPEGGLSREEIAMTRDHQFTETLLGPRVLRTETAALTAITALQVRFGDLG from the coding sequence ATGCGTATTCCTCGTATTTATCATCCACAGCTGATTGAAAAGCTTGGTGTTATGGCACTGAGTGAAGATGGCGCAGGCCATGTCGGTCGCGTGCTTCGCATGCAGCCCGAACAGCAAGTGATGCTCTTTGATGGCAGCGGCGATCAATTTGTAGCCACCATTACCGAGGTGAGTAAAAAGCAGGTGTTGGTTGATGTGCAAGAACGCCAGCAGCACAGCATTGAATCCCCTTTAGATTTGCATCTAGGCCAAGTGATCTCACGCGGCGAAAAAATGGAATTCACCATTCAAAAATCGGTGGAGCTAGGCGTCAATACCATCACGCCGCTAATTTCTGAGCGTTGCGGTGTCAAATTGGATCAAAAACGGTTTGAAAAAAAACTGGCGCAATGGCAAAAAATCGCCATTGGTGCTTGCGAGCAAAGTGGCCGTAACCGCATTCCAGAAATTCGCCCCGTCATGTCACTAGAAGCATGGTGCGCTGAAAATGATGGCGCACTCAAACTCAATTTGCACCCGCGCGCGCCCTACTCCATTAATACGCTACCAACACCAGTTGAAAAAGTACGCCTATTAATTGGCCCAGAAGGTGGCCTCTCGCGTGAAGAGATTGCGATGACCCGCGATCATCAATTTACTGAAACCCTTTTAGGGCCTCGTGTACTGCGTACCGAAACCGCTGCGCTCACCGCCATTACAGCGCTTCAAGTTCGCTTTGGCGATTTAGGATAA
- the endA gene encoding deoxyribonuclease I encodes MLSRVLLLIVALCGALPFASYAGHPQSFSKAKTILVKEIYAQQNTPTFYCGCAITWRGKKGTPDLDSCGYQVRKQKKRAARIEWEHIMPAWQFGHQRQCWKEGGRKKCGKIDPTFRLMESDLHNLVPSIGEVNGDRSNFRFSQWNSNLGAFYGQCEMKIDFKRKQAEPPARARGAIARTYLYMADRYNLALSSAQKKLMLVWNKKYPVSDWECRRDQRIAKVQGNHNPWVQRACQGR; translated from the coding sequence ATGTTGTCTCGCGTTCTTCTTTTGATTGTCGCCCTATGCGGCGCGCTCCCTTTTGCTAGTTATGCGGGTCACCCGCAATCTTTTTCCAAGGCCAAAACCATTTTGGTCAAAGAGATTTATGCCCAGCAAAATACTCCCACGTTTTACTGTGGCTGTGCGATCACTTGGCGCGGTAAAAAAGGAACACCCGATTTAGATTCATGCGGTTATCAAGTGCGTAAGCAAAAAAAACGCGCTGCGCGCATTGAGTGGGAACACATCATGCCGGCATGGCAATTTGGCCATCAGCGCCAATGTTGGAAAGAAGGCGGACGTAAAAAGTGCGGTAAAATCGACCCGACCTTTCGTTTGATGGAAAGCGATCTGCACAACCTCGTCCCTTCCATTGGCGAAGTCAATGGCGACCGCTCCAATTTTCGTTTTAGCCAGTGGAATAGCAATTTGGGTGCCTTCTATGGCCAATGTGAGATGAAAATCGACTTTAAACGCAAGCAAGCTGAGCCACCAGCACGCGCTCGTGGCGCCATTGCTCGCACCTATCTCTATATGGCAGACCGTTACAATCTTGCCCTCTCATCAGCACAGAAAAAACTGATGCTAGTTTGGAACAAAAAATACCCCGTAAGCGATTGGGAGTGTCGCCGCGATCAGCGTATCGCCAAGGTACAAGGCAACCACAACCCTTGGGTGCAGCGCGCCTGCCAAGGGCGATAG